One Mya arenaria isolate MELC-2E11 chromosome 7, ASM2691426v1 genomic window carries:
- the LOC128240526 gene encoding semaphorin-5A-like, with protein sequence MTLMKAFQSNVEVRLDAIQGDLGTLTKRVSNLESLVTTLENKVEELIGRTTEVYGIINEQSSTIKDGIMVTIRGLHISWSDWSAWSDCSQSCDRGRISRHRLCNVPPPLTDGICIGGDTETEECVIREFCPFDGQWALWSTWSTCSGSCGDGVETRNRSCSDPAPAYGGKVCPGHDIETNPCNLQQSVKYDCSDVLKLGLSRGSGVYRITPWNTHKEVDVYCDMDTDGGGWTVFQRRFDGSIEFNRSFVEYEQGFGSLDGEFWMGLGLLYSITSRAKMTLRMDMNSSKGTTGFDEYSGFYISPPDQYNFNVDRRINSAGSTLIIEVDRRMW encoded by the exons ATGACTCTGATGAAAGCCTTTCAGTCCAACGTTGAGGTG AGATTGGACGCAATACAAGGAGATCTTGGTACATTAACTAAGAGAGTTTCCAATCTTGAATCTCTTGTTACCACGCTGGAAAACAAGGTTGAAGAGCTCATAGGCAGAACAACCGAAGTTTATGGCATCATTAATGAGCAGAGTTCTACAATAAAAGACGGTATTATGGTCACCATCAGGGGGC TTCACATATCCTGGAGTGACTGGTCTGCATGGTCCGACTGTTCTCAGTCATGTGACAGAGGCAGAATAAGTAGACACAGGTTATGTAATGTACCTCCGCCTTTAACTGATGGCATTTGTATTGGTGGCGATACAGAAACAGAGGAGTGCGTCATTCGCGAGTTTTGTCCAT TTGATGGTCAATGGGCTTTGTGGTCGACATGGAGCACCTGTTCTGGGTCCTGTGGTGACGGCGTGGAGACCAGAAACCGATCCTGCTCCGATCCAGCTCCTGCTTATGGTGGAAAGGTGTGCCCGGGACATGACATTGAAACAAACCCATGCAACTTGCAGCAAAGTGTCAAAT ATGACTGCAGTGATGTGTTAAAACTGGGCCTGTCACGCGGTTCGGGTGTGTACAGAATCACGCCCTGGAACACGCACAAGGAAGTGGATGTTTACTGCGATATGGACACCGATGGTGGTGGGTGGACG GTGTTTCAAAGACGATTCGATGGGTCTATTGAATTCAACAGGAGTTTTGTGGAGTACGAGCAGGGTTTTGGCTCACTGGATGGTGAATTTTGGATGG GTCTGGGTCTTCTTTACTCCATAACAAGCCGAGCTAAGATGACCTTACGTATGGACATGAATTCATCAAAAGGAACAACTGGATTCGACGAGTACTcgggtttttatatttctcCACCAGACCAATACAACTTCAACGTTGATAGGAGGATCAACTCAGCAGGAAGTACGTTAATTATTGAAGTTGATAGGAGGATGTGGTAG